In Pseudomonas sp. R76, one genomic interval encodes:
- a CDS encoding magnesium chelatase domain-containing protein, giving the protein MSLAIVHSRAQIGVEAPAVTVEVHMANGLPSLTLVGLPETAVKESKDRVRSAILNSALQYPARRITLNLAPADLPKDGGYRLVIGMANAHISSTYGR; this is encoded by the coding sequence ATGTCTCTCGCCATCGTCCACAGCCGCGCCCAAATTGGCGTCGAAGCCCCTGCCGTCACTGTTGAAGTGCATATGGCCAATGGTCTGCCGTCCCTGACATTGGTGGGCCTGCCGGAAACCGCCGTCAAGGAAAGCAAGGACCGCGTGCGCAGCGCCATCCTCAACTCTGCGCTGCAATACCCGGCACGCCGTATCACCCTCAACCTCGCGCCCGCCGACCTGCCCAAGGATGGCGGGTACAGATTAGTTATAGGTATGGCCAACGCACACATAAGTAGCACCTATGGACGTTGA
- a CDS encoding restriction endonuclease subunit S — MDAQQFLTEFGHIANAPGGVALLRQMIYQLAVTGSLTPRGSAPEDASTLLANIERERKRLVGEKKYKRMLKLEGEPIQPPHLFVLPSTWRWSRLLDIGEINPRNEAADDQLVAFVPMSGVPLLHKDSVVAQKKRWGDIKKGYTHFANGDVVLAKITPCFENGKAAVITSLPGELGIGAGTTELQVYRPIHAGILPSYVYLFLRSPLFTVEGKKNMTGTAGQKRVPTDYFATRAFPLPPTGEQNRIVAKVDELMTLCDHLEKQQQHRRYLQNALRQSMLQAIANAQSPHDLQDSWKRLEMSFGCAISESKDVDAVIAELKNLAVRGLLTDASTTRPDLNRIKLDCEKLRRQCIDEGLMRKQKLVGMAASEVAYPEHWGIVPFDEVAIVIGGVTKGRNLRGRATIVCQYLAVANVQRGYVKLDDLKSIEISADELPKYVVNEGDLLITEGGDWDKVGRTSIWRGEIENCIHQNHVFKARIPSSLLKNEWAELVFNSGVGRDYFASASKQTTNLASINMTQLRSFPLPVPPLDEQERVLAVLSVLEAKCVEWRSQLQRKQELSALLANSTVAAFTGIAIDQEKDVAVKAPQTELIAPLRLGTDPDTNAQAPLATLLARDNGEMSALDLWHRFGGEIDAFYAQLKIEVAYGWIDDPSYVLDESAPESTKKYPNGAQVAKMKLKEDV, encoded by the coding sequence ATGGATGCGCAGCAGTTTCTGACCGAGTTTGGCCATATCGCAAACGCACCGGGAGGCGTGGCTCTGCTTCGGCAAATGATTTACCAGTTGGCGGTCACCGGCTCGCTTACACCGCGCGGCTCTGCACCGGAAGACGCATCTACGTTACTTGCTAACATTGAGCGAGAACGAAAACGCTTGGTAGGCGAGAAGAAGTACAAGCGGATGCTAAAGCTGGAAGGCGAGCCTATTCAGCCTCCCCACCTGTTTGTGCTGCCATCCACTTGGCGCTGGTCGAGACTACTCGACATAGGCGAGATCAATCCCCGCAATGAAGCGGCAGATGATCAGCTAGTAGCATTTGTTCCAATGAGCGGGGTACCTCTGTTGCATAAGGACTCTGTCGTTGCACAAAAAAAACGGTGGGGAGATATCAAGAAAGGCTACACACACTTCGCCAACGGCGATGTGGTATTGGCCAAGATCACCCCGTGCTTCGAAAACGGCAAGGCTGCTGTGATAACCAGCTTGCCAGGGGAGTTAGGTATTGGCGCTGGCACGACGGAGCTGCAGGTATACCGACCAATTCATGCGGGCATCCTGCCCAGCTATGTTTACCTATTTCTACGATCCCCTCTCTTTACCGTAGAAGGTAAGAAAAACATGACGGGAACGGCAGGCCAGAAACGCGTTCCCACTGACTACTTTGCTACGCGCGCATTTCCACTGCCGCCAACCGGCGAGCAAAATCGAATTGTCGCCAAAGTCGACGAACTAATGACTTTGTGCGACCACCTAGAAAAGCAGCAGCAACACCGACGCTATCTGCAAAACGCCTTGCGTCAGTCTATGTTACAAGCCATCGCCAATGCACAGAGCCCTCACGATCTACAAGATAGCTGGAAGCGGCTCGAGATGAGCTTCGGATGCGCGATTAGCGAGTCGAAGGACGTCGACGCCGTCATCGCAGAGTTGAAAAATTTGGCTGTTCGTGGCCTGCTTACTGACGCCTCAACGACACGACCAGACTTGAATCGCATCAAGCTAGATTGTGAAAAGCTGCGACGGCAATGTATCGACGAAGGCTTGATGCGCAAACAGAAGTTAGTCGGCATGGCTGCAAGCGAAGTTGCTTATCCAGAGCACTGGGGCATCGTTCCGTTCGACGAAGTTGCGATAGTGATTGGTGGCGTGACGAAGGGACGGAACCTTCGTGGCCGCGCAACTATTGTCTGCCAGTATTTGGCGGTGGCCAATGTTCAACGCGGTTACGTAAAGCTTGATGATTTAAAGTCGATTGAGATATCAGCGGACGAGTTACCTAAGTACGTGGTTAATGAGGGAGACCTTCTTATTACTGAAGGAGGCGATTGGGACAAGGTTGGGCGCACCTCGATTTGGCGTGGAGAGATAGAGAACTGCATACACCAAAATCATGTCTTCAAAGCGCGTATCCCAAGCTCGCTGCTCAAAAACGAATGGGCTGAGCTAGTTTTTAACTCAGGCGTTGGGCGTGATTACTTTGCTAGTGCCTCTAAGCAGACGACCAACCTCGCATCAATCAACATGACGCAGCTTCGCAGCTTTCCACTTCCTGTTCCTCCTCTGGACGAGCAGGAACGCGTGCTCGCTGTGCTTTCCGTGCTGGAAGCCAAATGCGTTGAGTGGCGGAGTCAGTTGCAGCGGAAGCAGGAGTTATCTGCCCTGCTAGCCAATTCTACCGTTGCGGCGTTTACTGGTATCGCTATCGATCAAGAAAAGGATGTCGCTGTGAAAGCTCCGCAAACCGAACTTATCGCACCGCTACGTCTGGGCACTGATCCAGACACTAATGCGCAAGCCCCACTCGCGACCCTGTTAGCGCGCGACAACGGTGAGATGTCCGCCCTCGACTTATGGCACCGCTTCGGCGGTGAAATTGACGCCTTCTATGCTCAGCTAAAGATCGAGGTAGCTTACGGCTGGATTGACGACCCCAGTTACGTGCTCGATGAGAGTGCTCCTGAGAGCACAAAGAAGTACCCAAATGGCGCACAGGTCGCCAAAATGAAACTCAAAGAGGACGTTTGA
- a CDS encoding SIR2 family protein, whose product MQSFLEPTAQELEDGLKVPTRAHRAIAEMVRAGHVRVIVTTNFDRLMENALRDAGIEPTIVSSVDTLAGAEPLTHSQCFILKIHGDYKDARILNTDVELGDYPTEFNTLLDRIIDEFGLIVAGWSGEWDHALRAAFLRAPSRRYPTYWLARGGVSERAQELVARRRASVVSGTDADTFFDALNLKLETIQKSRQPNPASVELMIAMAKRFMDRPEHRIQLDDLVTAQTRQSIADFAPLFAGQGDVRTQAFSDWVPEYEAIVEPIARLASVLGRWGTGDELSLVLDAVKGLYAEAHREQAGYTHWLALKNYPAALVVLGYSLGLIRANRLDVLYSLLSSTVINRREQPGLIGYELSPFYLEAGNGLLAHWKTLEDQSNARTPLSNRLASLITCKWAPSFAGVQDPELLYERFEFLNLLFFAQANGVNEEELNNRIQQSQFRNIAMGRLSWHSETISRFVQEYSTPEFNAPLLAAGFAYASESYLQRFLEGLGGMSRW is encoded by the coding sequence GTGCAGAGCTTCCTGGAGCCTACAGCCCAAGAGCTGGAGGACGGTTTAAAAGTACCCACCAGGGCTCATCGAGCTATCGCAGAAATGGTGCGTGCTGGACACGTGCGGGTCATCGTGACCACCAACTTCGACAGGCTGATGGAAAACGCACTGCGTGATGCCGGCATCGAGCCCACTATCGTGAGTTCGGTCGACACCCTGGCTGGAGCAGAACCGCTCACCCATTCCCAGTGCTTCATCCTCAAAATCCATGGCGATTACAAGGACGCCCGGATTCTAAATACGGATGTTGAACTGGGCGACTACCCCACTGAATTCAATACTCTGCTCGACCGCATAATCGATGAGTTCGGGTTGATCGTCGCCGGCTGGTCAGGAGAATGGGACCACGCCCTGAGGGCGGCGTTTCTACGCGCCCCTTCCCGACGCTACCCAACCTACTGGCTCGCCCGAGGAGGTGTGTCTGAGCGCGCCCAAGAGTTGGTCGCACGACGCCGCGCTTCGGTGGTTAGTGGGACTGATGCGGATACGTTCTTCGATGCCCTTAACCTGAAGCTTGAGACCATTCAAAAATCCCGCCAGCCCAATCCGGCGAGCGTCGAGCTGATGATCGCCATGGCAAAACGCTTCATGGACCGACCTGAACACAGGATCCAGCTCGACGACCTGGTCACGGCTCAAACTCGACAGAGTATTGCTGATTTTGCACCTCTATTTGCAGGACAGGGTGACGTGAGAACCCAGGCGTTCAGTGATTGGGTTCCTGAGTACGAGGCTATCGTAGAACCAATCGCACGCCTTGCTTCAGTGCTAGGTCGATGGGGCACAGGTGATGAGCTGAGTCTTGTACTGGATGCCGTTAAAGGGCTATATGCCGAAGCTCATAGGGAGCAGGCTGGCTATACCCACTGGCTCGCCCTGAAGAACTACCCAGCTGCGTTGGTCGTTCTTGGCTATTCACTGGGTCTGATCCGTGCAAATCGCCTTGACGTTCTATATAGCCTGCTCAGTTCAACCGTCATTAACCGCCGTGAGCAACCAGGATTGATTGGTTATGAGTTGTCACCGTTCTATTTAGAGGCCGGCAACGGACTGCTGGCGCACTGGAAAACCTTAGAGGATCAGAGCAACGCCCGTACACCGCTATCCAATCGCCTGGCCAGCCTCATTACCTGTAAATGGGCACCCTCGTTCGCCGGAGTGCAGGATCCCGAGCTGCTGTACGAGCGTTTCGAATTTCTGAACCTGTTGTTCTTCGCTCAAGCGAACGGCGTCAATGAAGAAGAGCTCAATAATCGAATCCAGCAGAGTCAATTTCGAAACATCGCGATGGGCCGTCTGTCGTGGCACTCGGAGACAATCTCGCGCTTTGTTCAGGAATACTCTACGCCAGAGTTCAACGCGCCCTTGCTTGCTGCCGGCTTCGCCTACGCCAGTGAGAGCTACCTTCAGCGATTCTTAGAAGGATTAGGCGGAATGAGCAGGTGGTAA
- a CDS encoding GNAT family N-acetyltransferase, protein MKRKSIRTALPSDLPYIQKWLKYEVRNGYGFIKNWGMIQDACAQKLMTVFVDSEGPVGFLTRGISLDTILQTKSDCQRCGIGRALVEHAIRQEDAKNNAVLIVQCEPRSSVEFWSKMGFEAHRDAEDFKHLKAIYMQRLSKMAYKQVRGEELEMVIVRVYPEKALYSKEPVKPDRVHYVLAKFDEKKRTLELAHRISIAHEPMLKDPVVEVSWSGIEIVMGKAKHEEAIAIGFKRTPNYCGFYLDVITLPDKF, encoded by the coding sequence GTGAAACGGAAAAGTATTCGTACCGCTTTACCATCAGATCTGCCTTACATCCAAAAATGGCTCAAGTATGAGGTGCGTAATGGATATGGCTTCATCAAAAACTGGGGCATGATCCAGGATGCTTGCGCCCAAAAGCTGATGACAGTCTTTGTTGACTCTGAAGGACCAGTTGGTTTTCTCACGCGCGGCATTTCTCTCGACACTATCTTGCAGACGAAGAGCGATTGTCAGCGGTGCGGAATCGGACGGGCTCTGGTGGAGCACGCCATTCGTCAGGAAGATGCCAAAAACAACGCAGTGCTCATTGTCCAGTGTGAGCCGCGAAGCTCAGTGGAGTTCTGGTCAAAGATGGGTTTTGAAGCTCACAGGGATGCTGAAGATTTCAAGCACCTTAAGGCCATCTACATGCAGCGCCTCTCGAAGATGGCGTACAAGCAAGTTCGGGGTGAGGAACTGGAGATGGTCATTGTTCGCGTGTACCCCGAAAAGGCCCTTTACTCGAAAGAGCCGGTAAAGCCTGATCGCGTGCATTATGTGTTGGCAAAATTCGACGAAAAAAAACGCACGCTTGAATTGGCTCACCGCATTTCGATTGCTCATGAGCCCATGCTGAAAGATCCGGTGGTTGAAGTCAGTTGGAGCGGTATTGAAATCGTCATGGGTAAGGCCAAACACGAAGAAGCGATAGCTATAGGCTTTAAGCGAACGCCGAACTACTGTGGTTTTTATCTCGATGTCATCACACTCCCAGATAAATTTTAG
- a CDS encoding class I SAM-dependent DNA methyltransferase, protein MNLSSTIKSIQDIMRKDDGVDGDAQRLGQLTWMLFLKVFDQREDEWVNDNPKYQSPIPSHLRWRNWAAFKPGVDGRKVSQKTASEIISFVNSDLFPTLKNLDASVSAHHKVIRSIFDDANNYMKSGAQLLAVIEKLEEAIHFDDFKLRAQLGDVYEHLLNDLRGAGNAGEFYTPRAITRFMVDRVNPSLKGEEVVLDPACGTGGFLTATIDHLRHQRTSKSGAKEQTAIEAAIRGFEKKQLPHLLCTTNMLLHGIDVPSQIEHRNTLGILWDKWSAEDEVDCVITNPPFGGYEDDGVGTSYPPELRTRETADMFMALIIKKLLKERGRAAVVLPDGFLFGTGIKDTLKELLLRDCKLHTIVRLPKGVFAPYTTIKTNLLFFTKGASVDEETEHFHTDTIWYYEHPYPSGHKSYSKTKPIRFEEFQSEIAWWGSETNDFADRVENEFAWKVDFKAKRDKARVAAKPHWSRAKAQNLEAAKLENRVRDLRDSIKGARNAAQRKMAEDEAETLRNKADEQRLQARDAQATGDRLYWAIYNLDLKNPNAPEEENHDPDVLLDKYKILLGQIEETENQLKSELAAALAHNFVSKDS, encoded by the coding sequence ATGAATCTGAGCAGTACCATCAAGTCCATCCAGGACATTATGCGTAAGGACGATGGTGTCGATGGCGACGCTCAGCGTCTGGGCCAGCTTACCTGGATGCTCTTCCTCAAAGTCTTCGACCAGCGTGAAGACGAGTGGGTAAATGACAATCCCAAATATCAATCTCCCATCCCCTCGCATCTTCGTTGGCGCAACTGGGCAGCTTTCAAACCTGGGGTGGATGGCAGGAAGGTGTCGCAGAAAACGGCTAGCGAGATTATCAGCTTCGTCAATAGCGATCTGTTCCCTACGCTCAAGAATCTCGACGCTAGCGTCAGCGCTCACCACAAGGTGATCCGCAGCATCTTTGACGATGCCAACAACTACATGAAATCGGGCGCTCAACTGCTTGCGGTGATCGAAAAGCTTGAAGAAGCCATCCACTTCGACGATTTCAAGTTGCGAGCCCAACTCGGAGATGTTTATGAGCACCTGCTTAACGACCTGAGGGGCGCAGGCAACGCAGGTGAGTTCTACACCCCACGTGCTATTACCCGGTTCATGGTGGATCGTGTCAATCCGAGTTTGAAAGGCGAAGAAGTGGTACTTGATCCCGCCTGCGGTACGGGAGGCTTCCTCACCGCGACCATTGACCATCTGCGCCATCAGCGCACCTCCAAGTCCGGAGCCAAAGAGCAGACTGCTATCGAAGCAGCAATTCGAGGCTTTGAAAAAAAGCAGCTACCGCATCTTCTCTGCACTACCAACATGCTGTTGCATGGCATCGACGTACCCAGTCAGATCGAGCACAGAAACACCCTAGGTATACTCTGGGATAAGTGGAGCGCTGAAGACGAGGTGGACTGTGTAATCACCAACCCTCCTTTCGGCGGCTATGAGGACGACGGAGTGGGCACCAGCTACCCGCCCGAACTACGCACCCGTGAGACAGCCGACATGTTCATGGCGCTCATTATTAAGAAGCTGCTAAAGGAGCGTGGCCGAGCGGCTGTGGTACTTCCCGATGGGTTCCTGTTCGGAACGGGTATAAAAGACACGCTTAAGGAACTACTGCTTCGTGACTGTAAATTGCACACCATCGTTCGCTTGCCTAAGGGCGTCTTCGCTCCTTACACCACCATCAAAACCAATCTGCTCTTCTTCACCAAGGGAGCGTCGGTCGACGAAGAAACAGAGCACTTTCACACTGACACTATCTGGTATTACGAGCATCCCTACCCGTCGGGCCACAAGAGCTACAGCAAGACCAAGCCTATTCGCTTCGAAGAGTTTCAGTCGGAGATTGCATGGTGGGGCAGTGAGACCAACGACTTTGCCGACCGTGTAGAGAATGAGTTCGCCTGGAAAGTCGACTTCAAAGCTAAGCGTGATAAGGCCAGGGTAGCCGCCAAACCGCATTGGAGTCGCGCGAAAGCCCAGAACCTTGAGGCCGCCAAGCTAGAAAACCGTGTGCGCGATCTACGAGACTCCATCAAGGGTGCTCGCAACGCGGCGCAGCGCAAAATGGCTGAAGATGAGGCCGAAACCCTGCGTAATAAAGCCGATGAACAACGCCTGCAAGCGCGCGATGCCCAAGCTACCGGCGATCGCCTTTATTGGGCGATTTACAACTTGGATCTAAAAAATCCCAACGCGCCGGAGGAAGAAAACCATGATCCTGACGTGTTACTCGACAAATACAAGATCCTCCTCGGGCAGATCGAAGAAACTGAGAACCAGCTGAAAAGCGAACTGGCTGCAGCCTTGGCGCATAATTTCGTCAGTAAGGATTCCTGA
- a CDS encoding histone-like nucleoid-structuring protein, MvaT/MvaU family, producing MSRLAEFRQLEKHLSEQLAALEAMKSDEGLKKEVEFETKLRALLAEYGYSLRNVIAILDPQASSRAPTAAAPKAVRKARDVKIYKNPNSGELIETKGGNHRQLKEWKNEFGADVVESWRTQ from the coding sequence ATGTCTCGTCTCGCAGAATTCCGTCAGCTTGAAAAACACTTGTCTGAGCAACTGGCAGCTCTTGAGGCTATGAAAAGCGACGAAGGCCTGAAGAAAGAGGTCGAGTTCGAAACCAAACTCCGCGCACTACTCGCTGAGTACGGCTACAGCCTGCGCAATGTGATCGCTATCCTTGATCCTCAGGCATCCTCACGCGCTCCTACAGCAGCCGCTCCAAAGGCTGTGCGCAAGGCACGTGACGTCAAGATCTACAAAAATCCGAATTCCGGTGAGCTGATCGAAACCAAGGGCGGTAACCATCGCCAGCTGAAAGAATGGAAAAACGAGTTCGGCGCTGACGTTGTTGAGTCCTGGCGCACTCAGTAA
- a CDS encoding tyrosine-type recombinase/integrase, with translation MYTPARLEKADTAVWVRSEYGMIAQLPQIFWSDGNSWREANAWLGELAANKATDIKTVHSKAAALLHYAKWLEASKVSWMQVHGRKDERCINKFRGALILARQEGSYSASTVSSRIRVIRQFYSWIVQNNLVTLRTPLWRERRISIQFTDRYGFAKSKDVMTTDLAIPLRSSKNIDLEDGLWPVSTEDREKILNCARDNAPLEIYYMLLLGFHTGMRIQSIGDIKTQTIARAIDHPLQDGISTIAIGPAADPSVATKYGKTGRIEIPKSLVQQLRTYSLSEERLLRSARAQHQDQDVLFLTKAGNRYTRADRNTSGAINTAMCELRKIGKRLGLNALIDFKFHQSRATYATEYATFALSIDPAGAIEMVRRNLLHKDEATTMKYIKFIKQHPLISDINNKFTKRFLGRYYADPA, from the coding sequence ATGTACACGCCAGCACGATTGGAAAAAGCCGATACTGCGGTGTGGGTCCGATCTGAATACGGCATGATCGCTCAACTTCCACAAATATTCTGGAGTGACGGAAACTCGTGGCGCGAAGCGAATGCGTGGCTTGGTGAACTAGCGGCTAACAAAGCAACTGATATAAAAACAGTACATTCGAAGGCTGCAGCATTACTCCACTATGCCAAATGGCTCGAAGCGTCTAAAGTTTCATGGATGCAAGTCCATGGACGAAAAGATGAGCGTTGCATTAACAAATTTAGAGGTGCGTTGATTCTTGCTCGGCAGGAGGGCTCCTATTCCGCCTCGACAGTCTCATCTCGGATCAGAGTTATTAGACAATTCTACTCCTGGATCGTCCAAAACAACCTCGTAACATTAAGAACTCCTCTATGGCGAGAGCGCCGGATCAGTATTCAATTCACTGACCGCTATGGTTTCGCTAAGTCTAAAGATGTAATGACTACAGATTTAGCAATACCCCTAAGAAGCAGCAAAAATATTGATCTTGAGGATGGACTGTGGCCTGTTTCGACAGAAGACAGAGAAAAGATTCTTAACTGCGCCCGAGATAACGCTCCATTAGAAATCTACTACATGCTGCTTCTGGGCTTTCACACTGGTATGCGTATACAAAGTATTGGTGATATTAAAACTCAGACAATAGCACGAGCTATTGATCACCCGCTGCAAGACGGAATTAGCACTATCGCCATCGGCCCAGCTGCCGACCCTTCTGTCGCTACCAAGTATGGGAAGACTGGGCGAATTGAAATACCAAAATCACTGGTCCAGCAGCTAAGGACATACTCTTTGAGCGAAGAACGGCTATTGCGATCTGCTCGCGCGCAACATCAAGACCAAGATGTTCTTTTCCTAACTAAAGCGGGGAACAGGTACACAAGGGCGGATAGAAATACATCCGGCGCAATAAACACGGCGATGTGCGAGTTAAGAAAGATTGGCAAACGACTAGGGTTAAACGCACTCATCGATTTTAAGTTCCATCAATCTCGTGCGACCTACGCCACCGAATATGCAACGTTTGCTCTCTCGATCGATCCAGCTGGTGCGATAGAAATGGTTAGACGAAACCTTCTACACAAAGACGAAGCAACGACGATGAAATATATAAAATTCATCAAGCAACACCCCTTAATCTCCGATATTAACAACAAGTTCACCAAACGCTTCCTAGGACGCTATTATGCCGACCCAGCATGA
- a CDS encoding AAA family ATPase has product MQLLYLNIPQFRNLRGVAIEFATHLSLMPGVAADAVPQPIRSHALIGQNGTGKSNLIEALITIFRDVDLDRDAAFDYTLEYQIRDHIVRIQADTAKQKRPYVWVDGDRVNQNYLNQNDPPEKSPRDERRGPRLLPTHIFAYYSGRNERIEGLFQEHQRRFNQLQEITTEEVIPEQLLENFTASEADIRAVEEAKRRRESRLRQLGDDRLRRLFYCRGGHSQLVLLACLLSDDPVFKKVLKNLHIEALESALFVLKEPYRLREKRRSGKFDESDINEGDPRFWFARGNVVNEFLDKLWQVSWAPIEQEVSKQIDFRGRTERQNQLYLFVPSNAKLQQLGDLMGGTDNFFRYSEGAYIGDLIDEVRITVKRSDEHGGKVSFTQLSEGELQMLTVLGLMRITREDHCLFLLDEPDTHLNPIWKLRYFDDIEGVLGSDEDRQIRGNSQILITTHDPMMVGGLRREQVLILSRQGNQTMVQRPYEHPQGMGVAGLLKSELFGLPSTLDQQTLDDLQRRNDLLAKKASQGLTSAEADELVRLRRYLEELGFSREYRDPMYQLFVQKMYEAKSQPINKFLTPEELADQEAMAEGIVKDLVRNERKGELAELARLLKQGSN; this is encoded by the coding sequence TTGCAACTCCTATACTTAAACATTCCGCAGTTCCGTAATTTGCGTGGTGTGGCGATAGAATTTGCGACGCATCTGTCGCTTATGCCCGGCGTAGCAGCCGATGCAGTCCCACAGCCGATTCGCAGTCATGCTCTAATCGGACAGAACGGCACTGGCAAGTCCAATCTAATCGAAGCGCTAATTACTATCTTCCGTGATGTCGATCTTGATAGGGATGCAGCATTCGACTACACGCTTGAATATCAGATTCGGGACCATATCGTTCGGATTCAAGCGGATACCGCCAAACAGAAGCGCCCCTATGTATGGGTAGATGGTGACCGTGTAAACCAGAATTATCTTAACCAGAACGACCCCCCTGAAAAATCACCACGCGATGAGCGGCGAGGCCCGCGACTACTGCCAACGCACATTTTTGCCTATTACTCTGGCCGTAACGAACGCATAGAGGGCTTGTTTCAGGAGCATCAGCGCCGCTTCAACCAACTGCAAGAAATCACAACTGAAGAGGTTATACCTGAGCAACTGCTGGAGAACTTTACTGCCAGCGAAGCGGACATCCGCGCTGTGGAGGAGGCCAAACGCCGACGCGAGTCTCGCCTGAGACAGCTAGGTGATGATCGCCTGCGCCGGCTGTTTTACTGTCGGGGCGGTCACAGCCAGCTCGTGCTGCTGGCTTGCTTGCTGTCCGATGATCCAGTGTTCAAAAAGGTTCTTAAGAACCTGCACATCGAAGCCCTCGAGTCGGCCCTATTCGTCCTAAAGGAACCGTATCGTCTACGCGAGAAGCGCCGGAGTGGAAAGTTTGACGAGAGCGATATAAACGAGGGCGACCCGCGCTTTTGGTTCGCCCGCGGAAATGTGGTGAATGAGTTTCTTGATAAGCTTTGGCAAGTCTCCTGGGCGCCCATCGAACAGGAGGTATCCAAGCAAATTGATTTTCGCGGCCGCACCGAGAGGCAAAACCAGCTTTACTTGTTCGTACCTAGTAACGCCAAACTCCAGCAACTGGGAGATCTGATGGGAGGTACCGACAACTTCTTCCGCTATTCTGAGGGCGCCTACATTGGAGATTTGATCGACGAAGTACGCATTACGGTCAAGAGGAGCGATGAACACGGAGGCAAGGTAAGTTTTACTCAGCTTTCCGAGGGCGAGTTGCAGATGCTCACCGTGCTAGGCCTGATGCGCATCACACGCGAAGACCATTGCCTATTTTTGCTCGACGAACCCGATACACACCTAAATCCAATCTGGAAACTTCGTTACTTCGACGACATTGAAGGCGTTCTGGGGAGTGATGAAGACAGGCAGATCCGGGGGAACTCGCAGATCCTCATCACTACGCACGACCCAATGATGGTTGGGGGCTTACGTCGCGAGCAGGTACTCATCCTTAGTCGACAGGGAAATCAGACGATGGTGCAAAGACCGTACGAGCATCCGCAAGGAATGGGCGTGGCGGGATTGTTAAAGAGCGAGCTATTTGGCCTTCCTTCGACGTTGGATCAGCAAACGCTTGACGATCTACAACGGCGTAATGATCTGCTAGCCAAGAAGGCCAGCCAAGGTTTGACCAGCGCCGAAGCAGATGAGTTGGTGCGCTTGCGCCGATACCTAGAAGAACTTGGCTTCTCGCGTGAATACAGGGACCCTATGTACCAACTATTTGTGCAGAAGATGTACGAGGCCAAGTCGCAACCCATTAATAAATTTTTGACGCCCGAAGAGTTGGCTGATCAAGAGGCCATGGCCGAAGGGATCGTGAAGGATTTAGTTCGCAATGAACGTAAGGGTGAGCTTGCTGAACTTGCCAGGTTGTTGAAGCAGGGAAGTAACTGA